The Thioalkalivibrio sulfidiphilus HL-EbGr7 genome includes the window GTTGCCGAGCAGGTTCTGCATGACGGCGCGCATCAGGCCGGGATCACCCTGAACCCGCATGTCCGGTTCTATGGCAATGCGCACCGATCGTTGCGGGTCTGTCTCCCGAAGCTGTTGGATGATCTCCTCGGCGAGCTGGCCCAGATCCACCTCTTGCAGTTCCAGAGGGGCCTGGTTGACCTTGGACAGCCTCAGCAGGTCGTCGATCAGTTGTCCCATGCGCTGGCTCGCCTTGCGCACCCGGTTGAGATAATCCTTGCCGGTGGCGTCCAGTCGGTCGCTGTAGTCTTCCAGCACGGCCTGGCTGAAACCGTCGATACCCCGCAGCGGGGCCCTCAGGTCGTGGGACACCGAGTAGGCAAAGGACTCCAGTTCCCGGTTGGCGGCCTCCAGGGCGGCGGTACGTTGTGCGACCCGCTCTTCCAGGTGTGCGTTGGCGCGTTGCAGTGCGTTGCGCTCGGTCTGCACGCGATCCGCCATCACGTCGAATGCCTGGCCCAGGCCAGAGACCTCGTCTTTACCCTTGAGCCCGGTACGGACGCCCAGGTCGCCCTGGGCCATGGACATGGCAGCCTGTGTCAGGCGGTTCAGACGCAGGGTCAGGAGATATCCGAAGAACAGGCCGAAGAACGCGATCACCACCATGCCTGTCGCGGCAATGAGGATGCCGATGGTGCGGGCCTGGCGCTCGGCCTTGATGATCCGAAGGCTGGAAAACTGGATCGCCAGGGTGCCCAGGTGCTCGGCGGCGTTGTGGATTTCGTAGACACGCCAGTAACTGTCGATGCCCGGCAGGTAGTCCGGGGCTGACTGTCCCACGTATTGCAGGTCGGTGCCCGCGACCACGCGGCGACTGCTATCCAGCAGGAGGATGCGCAGCAGGTGCGGGTCACTGCGCATGCGTTCCATGTAGGGCTGCAGTTGGGAGTATTCCTCGGTCAGCAGTGCCGGGCGGCTCAGCTGGGCAAGCATGCCCGATGCCACCTCCTCCAGTTCCTCGACCTGCTCCCGGGCGGAATTGGACAGCATGCCCAGCACGATCCACAGCACGGTGGTCATCATGATCACTTCCAGGAGGAAGATGGTCGCAGCGATCCGGTATCTCAGGGAGTGGAGGGCAACCACGGTTCCTCCAGCGTGGTTACGAAACGCCGGACCTCGTCATAGTCGTGATCGAGGGCCGGGACGAAGGCCGCGGTGTTGATGCGCTCCAGGATCTGTCTTCCGTGTTCGGTGGTATTGAGTCCCACCAGCGCCTCCAGAAGCGCTGCGCGGTCAGTTTCGGGCACCCGTGGGTGTACGACGAACACCAGGCTGGGCAGGGAGATGGTCTCGAGCAGGGTGCGCAACTTGACGCTATGTCGCAGCTCAAAGCTGCGAGCACCCAGAGGACCGGTGACGCAGGCATCGGCCGCGCCGATAAGTACCTGCTGCAGACAGGAGTCGGCGGTGTTGAATTCGCGGAAACTCAGGTCCCTGTCGGGCACGAGGCCCCGCTCACGCAGGGCCTGCCGAGCCAGGTGCACGGCGGGTACATGGGTGGGTGGAGAGGCGATGAGCCCGCCCCTGAGTTCCTCCAACTGGCGCAGGGGGCTGGAGTCCAGGGTCACGACCACGGAGCGGAAGGGTTCACGAACGCGCGCCAGGGGCAGGTAACCGAACTCGTCTGCGGCGGGCACGTAGTAAAGGGGCTGTATCAGGGCGATGTCATAGTCGCCATCGCGCAGGTTCTCGAAGAAACGTGCGAAGGTCGACGCAGTTCGGAATCGGACCGGCTGCCCGGTGGCGGAGGAGAGTTCTGCGGCGACGGGGGCATAGATCTCTTCGAGCCGGGTGGGCGAGAAATACGGGAACACCCCCATCCGGTAGCCCTCCTCACTGGCACCGGCCCGTGGCATCCCTGCGGTCACCAACAGCAGAAAAAAGAGTGCGATCAGCCCTATAGCGGGCTTCATTGGTGACCACGGCATTGGGTTTGGTGTGCGCACTCCGTCCTGCCCCCCCATTATTATGTCTTCCCATTACCCGAAGTGTAGTCCGGGTGTCTGTGATTACATCACCTTCCGCGCCCCGTAATGTCCTGAAATACTGCATGGGATTTCGGTCCGGTCATGCCCCGTTCAGCTTGTCCCTTTTAACCTGACCATGAAGCGTCGAGCTGGTTCGGCGCAGTTCGGAGGAAGGCACATGAACAGGGGCTGGAGGCTGGGTCTGGTGTTGCTGTTGTTGGTGCCGCTGCTGTCCGCCTGCGGTGAAGAAGTGGATCTCGCCTGCGGCTCGACGCCGCTGGGACTGGACGGCAGCTGGTTCGGCGCCATGGAGGACGACCAGGGCACGCTGTTCACGCTGGAATGGCGTATCTGCGGCGACCGCATCAGCGGCCAGTCGCTCTCGGGTATCGATTACGGGATCGGCGGCCACCTGGTCCGTGATGCGCCGGGGGTCTATGTGGCCTACCTGGATGACGGCAGCGAGGCCCGATTGCTCACGGCGCCCGGCCGAGACCACGGTCTGATGGTCAACGAGTTCTTCGATTTCTCGGTGTTGGAGAGGGGCGCGCGTTTCCTTCCCCGGCAGCGCTACTCCGACCTGGACGGCAGCTGGAACGGCCGACATGCCCGGCTCCTGCCCTCGGTGACCCTGGTGCAGTCCGCCTGGGCCTGGTGCGGTTCCGGTCTGTGTAGCCAGACCCGGGCAGACGGCGTCTCGGTGTTGATGGATTTCGATGAATTCGTTCCCGATTACGGACTCTACCGGGGGGATTACGAGTACGGCATCGCGGGGGCCCTGCTGAGTCCTGACCGGGAGGTGATGGCCACCTATACCTGCCCCGTGGGCTACCGTTCGCCTGCCGATTGCGGGTTTGCCCTCCACTGGCGTCCTTGAATCGGACCGACTCAATCCGGCGCCTGATCCCGACCGTTTATCCCGCGCCGTGGCACTGTCCATCCGGGCTCCGGTATAGTCGGAACGGGGGAGTCGGCTGACCGGTGCAACCGGCGACTGGACTCATGGAGATAAAAAAACCAGAAGGAAATGGGAGGCATTCATGTCGAGCGCCGATGTCACGCTGGAATTCCGGGGAGAATACCAGGACGGCCTGGACCCGCAGACGGTCCTCAAGCGCCTGGGTAATGTGTTCGGGCTGGGGCAGCCGGGCTTGAGCGAGGCCCTGAACCGTCCCGTCACGGTGCTGCGCGAGCAGCTGTCCGTGGAGGAGGCGGAACGCTATCGGGCGGCCCTGCAGGCCCTCGGCATCACCCTGCACGTGGTGCCCGCGGCAGCCGGTGTGACGGCCCCACCCGCCGCGCCAGCCGTCGTATCACAAGGACCCGACGACACCGCCACCCGCACCCGGGTCTGGAACCAGATGGCCCGCACCCTGCCGTTTCAGTTCAGCGGCCAGGGCGCCGAGTTCTTCCGCATCTGGATCGTCAACATCCTGCTGACCATCCTGACCCTGGGCATCTACTCCGCCTGGGCGAAGGTGCGCACCCATCGCTACTTCTACGGCAACACGGAAGTGGACGGCAGCCGCTTCGAGTACCTGGCCAGCCCCATCAGCATCCTCAAGGGTCGCCTGATCGCCATGGCGGCCCTCTTGCTGTGGGTGTTCTCCGACATCATCTCACCCTGGTTGAGCATCGCGCTGGTGCTCATCTTCATCTCCTTGCTGCCCTGGGTGATCATGCAATCCATGGCGTTTCGCAATCACAACAGCGCCTACCGCAACCTGCGCTTCACCTTCCGGGGCGGCTACGGCGGGGCGTTGAAGGCCTTCATCCTCTGGCCGCTACTGGGTGTCCTGACCCTGGGCATCATGATGCCCTATGCCATCTACAGGCAGCAGCGCTACCTGATCGAGCACAGCGGCTTCGGCACCGCGACGTTTCGTTTTTCCGCCGGCGCCGGTGATTACTTCTGGGTTGCGTTCCTGGCCGTTGCCCTGCTCATGGGCGGCGTGACCGTAGCGTCGATCCTGGGCGTGGTGTTCGCGCCCCTGATGGTGCTGGGCATGATCGTGGTGTATCTGCTGGTGTTTGCCTTCTGGCAGGTGCGCACCGTGAACCTGCGTTTCAACCACAGCAGCCTGCCGGGGGTGCATTTCGAGTCCCGCTACGAAACCCGCTCCTACGCCTGGCTGGTGTTCACCAACCTGCTGGGCATGGCGCTGACCCTGGGGCTGTTCTATCCCTGGGCCCGGGTACGCACGGCACGCTATGCCGCCGAGCATATCGTCGTGGTCAGCGACACGGACATGCAGGCCTTCATCGCCGCCGAGCAGGGCAAGGTGGCCTCCACCGGCCAGGAGATGGGTGACTTCTTCAACGTGGATCTGGGCATTTGAGCACGATTCAGGGCCATTACTACGACGGGCGCACGGCGCGACGTCACGAGGCCAGCCTGGAGACGGCGGGCGGGCGGGTGCGGGTCAGCGTGGGGGGGGAGATTGTCCGTGACTCGGTCTCCCTGAACGACATCCAGATCAGTTCCCGTCTGGGCAATACCCCCCGCAGCCTGCGATTCGCGGACGGTGCCCTGTTCGAGACCCTGGACCACCTAGCCGTCGATCGCCTGTTGAAAGGATCGGATCGCGCAGCTTCCGGTCTGCTGCATCGCCTGGAGTCCAGTCTCAAGTACGTGGCCCTGGCCCTGGTGGTCACCGTGATCGCCGTCTGGGCCGGGGTGCGCTACGGCGTGCCGGCGCTGGCCCAGATGGCCGCTTACGCCATGCCCGTGGAGGTGAGCCGTTCCCTGGATCGCGGCACCCTGGAATTGCTGGATGCGCGCCTGTTGCGCCCCAGCACCCTGAGCGAATCCGAACAGGCCCGTCTGCAGCAGGTGTTTGCGCCCCTGGTGGACGAGGTGCCTGGGGAGTTTGCCGTGCGGGTGCTGTTCCGGGATGCGGGGCACAGCATCGGCCCCAATGCCCTGGCGCTGCCCTCGGGCACGGTGGTGTTCACCGATCAGCTGGTGCAACTCGCCGAGGAGGATGCCGAACTGCTGGCGGTGTTCGCCCACGAACTGGGGCACGTGGTGCACCGCCACGGCCTGCGCCAGACCCTGCAGGGTTCCATGCTGACCCTGGCCGCGGTGGTGGTGCTGGGGGATGTCTCGTCCCTGTCCTCGGTGATGGTGGGCCTGCCCGTACTGCTCACGGAGCTGGGTTATTCCCGGGCCTTCGAGCGGGAGGCGGACGACTACGCCCTGCGGGTCATGGCGCGCCACGGCATCGACAGCCGCCATTTCGCCGCCATCCTGTCACGCATGGAGCAGGGCGGGGGCTGCCCGGAGAACGACGATGATTGCGCACCCGCGGACGGTGGCCGCTGGGACGCCTATCTCTCCACCCATCCATCCACGCAGGAGCGCGTGCGGCGCATCGAGGCCATGTCTTCGCAACACTAGCCGCCGGCTCAGATGTGCGCGCTGAAATTCCCGTGGCGCGCGGGACCGAGCAGTCCCATGAAGGCGCTGCCACTCAGGCAGACCAGGGATTCATGGTCGCCGCCTTCGATGTAGACCTCGTCCTGGTCGTTCAGGCTGTCGTCCACCAGGGTTTCCAGGCCATAGGCGGAACCCAGTGCCGGCACGGCCCCCTGCGCGCAGTCCCCGAACAGGCGTTCCACTTCCGCTTCTGTCGCCAGTCCCACGTGTTCACCCAGGGTGTGATGCAGACGGCCCAGTTTCAGGCGTCGGGTGGCGGGCAGGGCGGCCAGGATGTACTGGCCGTTGTCTTCCAGTACTACCGCTTTGACCAGCTTGTCGCCCGGGATGTGGGCGGCTTCGGCGCTGCGGTTGGCGGAGGGGGTGGGGTCGTGGTGGATAACCTGGTAGGGGATGCCTTGGCTGTCCAGGTAGGTTTTGAGGGTTTGGGAGAGACTCATGGTGGGCCTCCTTGGGGGGTGTGTCCCCGGTGTGTGTTGATGCATTGGGGCTTCGATCCGGTGTCAGGTGGGTTTAGACGCCGCTGAAACCACTATCAACGGCAAAAGGCTTCCGATCCCCGTTGCACGGGGCTCGGGTTACTTTTCTTGCTTGTCCAAGAAAAGTAACCAAAAGAAGGACACCCCGATGCCGCACCCGCTTGTAGCGGGTGCCCTGCGTTGCTCGGCTTCGAGGGGGTCGCCTGACAGGCCTTTCTGTCTACGCAATCCTGCTTCGACAGAAAGTCCAGGGCGCACGTCCATGTGCGCCCGCTCGGCGGGGCGGAAGTTCTTCCGCCTGATCCGCCTCGCCCCTGGCCTGGCAGGCGACGCGCCGCATCCCTGCGACGCCCCTTCGGGCTTTTTCCCTCGAAGCCTGCGCTACTCGGTGCGGCATAAGGGGGAGGTAGGTCAACACCGCTTCGGTCTGCCTTGGGTTTTCCTTGTAGGAGCCCCGACCCCGGGGCGAATGGTGAGAAATTCGCCCCGGGGTCGGGGCTCCTACAAAAGAGCACAACCCCACCGAAGGTCAAAGGGTTGCTGCCTTTGACGTCCCCCCCGTTTTTCTCGCCGAGCACGGGGGTGTTCCGGGGTCAAAGCCCGCCAGGGGCGCCGCAGGGATGCGGCGCGTCGGCTGTCAGGCCAGGGAAGGCCTGTCAGCCGACCTCCCCGGAACACCCCCGCGCGCAGGGCACCCCGCAGGGGCGAGAAACCCGGGTGTCTTTTCTTTGGTTACTTTCTTTGGACAAGCAAAGAAAGTAACCCGAGCCGGCTGCAAGCCGGATCGGAAGCCTTTGACTTTGCGCTGTGTACTCCTAATAACACGCAATCGCAAAAGCACTACACCTATCCCAAAGTATAGAACCTCCCCCCAAAACCACCGCCCTCAACTGACCACCCGCCAACTGCCATCCGGCTGCCGGCAGGCCGTGCCATAGACCTTCTCCATGCGTCCACCGATGATGGCGTCGATGGTGTATTCACGGCAGGGACCAGCGGTGGATTCGTAGGTGCGGGTGGGCGTCACGCTGTACTGGTTGCCGGTGTCTGGATTGACCCACACGGAGGGCACTCCGGTGCGCACGGTTTCCAGGGTCTGGGCGGTCTTGAGCCGGTCCACCTGGTCCATGGACTGACCGATGGCGCCGCCGATGGCGGCACCCGCCAGGGTGCCTGCAATGATGGCGGCGGTGCGCCCGCTGCCGGCGCCCACCTGGGAACCGAGCACGCCGCCCAGCACGCCGCCGATGACCATGCCTGCCTGCTCCTGGGGGCCCTGGTAGGTGGCGCACCCGGCCAGGCCGACGCTGCCTGCCAGGAACATGGTGAACAGTGTCTTGCGTAACATGGCGGTTGCTCCTTTGATGATCAGGCCACGCGGCCGATTGCAGAATGTATAGTGCAAGGCCACGGATGCTGGTGTGATCCAGATCAGTGATCCTGCACAAACGAGACTGCAACAGAGGTGTCAGTCATGTCGCTGCCTGAGCTGATTGCCCACCGAGGCTATGCGGCACGCTTTCCGGAGAACACCCTGGTGGGTATCCAGGCGGCCGTGTCGGCCGGGGCGCGCTTCGTGGAGGTGGACGTGCAGCTGTCGGCGGACGGCGTGCCGGTGCTGTTTCATGACGCAGATCTGCTGCGCATCTGCGGCGTGCCGGGCGCGGTGCATGAATGGGATTTCGCGGCCCTGATGCGCCTGCGTGCCGCCGAGGCGGGACGCTTCGTTGATCGCTTCGCGGACAACCCGCTGACCTCCCTGGCACAGCTGGCGGAGCTGCTGGCACGCCATCCTGGCGTGACGGCGTTCGTCGAGGCAAAGACCGAGGCGGTGGGTCTTTTCGGCGAGCAGTCGGTGCTTGAGGCGATCTCCAGGACACTGGCCCCCGTGGCGGCGCAGTGTGTGCTGATCTCGTTTTCCCTGCCCTTGCTGCAAGGGGCCGTTGCCTATCAGGGCAGCGCGGGCTGGCATGACCTGGGTGGCGTGGTGGATCGCTGGGAGGACAGAAACGAATTTGCGGGGCTGGGTTTGGGCTGGTTGTTCTGCGACGTCAACGGCCTGCCTGGCGAGGGCCCGCTCGCCTTCGAGACGGCCCGGCTGGCGGTCTACGAGGTGGATGACGCGCGCCAGGCCCTGGACCTGGTGGCCCGGGGCGTGGCGGCGATCGAGACCTTTGCATTGCCCGAATTGCGCAAGGGCATTGTGCGTCTCGCCGGCCTGGCGGAGGAATGAACCGGATTGCGGCTGAGAGGTGTAGGTCGGGCTTCAGCCCGACAAGCGATGCTTCGTCAGGCACCGCTGTCGGGCTGAAGCCCGACCTACGATCGGCTCATTCAGGGCACTAGCCGGCGCTGCCGATCCAGAAGTCCATGGAACGATCCAGGAACTCCTTCCAGGTCATGTAGTGGGAACCGTCGCAGGAGAAGGTCAGGCTCACCATGCCGTTGAACAGGTTGATGGACGAGGAGCGCAGGTAGATGGTCTCGTCCGCGAAGCGCAGGGCCTTGAGGTTCGCGAGGATCTCGCCCATGGCATCGCCGGGGATCTGGGCGTCGGGCGGGTAGTCCCGGTGCGGGAAGGCCAGGCAGGTGTCCGGATTGCTCAGGGCCTCGTGGGTGAGGATGCGGTAGCGGTAGGGGTCGTCCAGGGTCCAGACCGTGGCCCGGCTGCTGGAGAAATGCAGCACCAGCTGGAACACGCCCCGTTCGGTGAACAGTTCCTCCAGGATGGAGAGTACCGCGTCCATGTCCCGGTCCATGAGGCTTTCCACACGGCTTTGCAGGAACAAGGTGCCGCGGATGGAGGGGTCACCCTTGATCTGGCGCCACTCGGTGGTCTCCTCGTAGAGGGGGGCGCTGTCCGGCAGGTTGCGCAGGTCGAAGTCGGCGCCCAGGAAGCCCAGGGCCTTGCCGTCTGAATCGCGCACCAGTTGCAGAGCGGTCAATGAGGGGCGGCGGCCCAGCAGGCTGATGTAGGCCTCGGAGAGCAGGAAGCCGTCGGCAGGCACCACCTGCTTCATATAGGGGCGGTGGGAGCGGTCGCGGCCGAAGTGCTCGGGCAGCAGGCCGCTGCGCGCCACGTTGTCGGTGAGCTGGATGCCCTCGGTGTTCAGCGCATACATGAACGTGGCCTCGGGGATCTGCGTCATGTTCTGCTGCAGCAGGGCGTCGAGGGCCTCGCGGTCGGGCCACACCGCAGGCATCTGCCTGGCGATGGCCTGCAGCGGGTCGTGCAGCAGGCTTTCCAGGCGCCGGCGCTGGGCCTCGATGGCCTGTTTGAGATTCTCCATGGGGCGTTCCCTGCCGTGCCGATCAGTGGGCGGCGTTCATGCGCTGGCGCAGGAAATCCAGCACGCCGTCCAGGGCCACCTGGGTGGTGTCCGTATCACGCCGGCCCTTGTACTCGATCTCGCCGGCGTCCAGGCCCCGTTCGCCCAGCACCAGGCGATGGGGAATGCCGATCAGCTCCATGTCCGCGAACATGGCGCCGGGTCGCAGACCGCGGTCGTCGTAGAACACCTCAAAGCCTGCATTCAGCAGCCGTTCGTACAGCGCATCGGCGGCCTCGCGCAGGCGCTGGGACTTCTGGGCGTTGATGGGGCACAGGGCCACGGTGAAGGGGGCCAGGGCCTCGGGCCAGATGATGCCCTGGGCGTCATGGTTCTGTTCGATGGCGGCGGCCACCACCCGGGAGACGCCGATGCCGTAGCAGCCCATGGTGACCACCAGGGAACGGCCCTGTTCGTCCAGCACCGTAGCGCCCATGGCCTCGCTGTACTTGCGCCCCAGCTGGAAGATGTGGCCCACCTCGATGCCGCGGCGGATCTGCAGGCTGCCCTGGCCGTCGGGGCTCGGATCGCCGGCCACCACGTTGCGCAGGTCGGCCACCGGGGGCAGGGCCAGGTCCCGCTCCCAGTTGATGCCGAAGTAGTGCTTGCCGTCGATGTTGGCGCCGGCGCCGAAGTCGCTCATCAGCGCCACCGCCCGGTCCACCACGCAGGGGATGGGCAGGTTCACGGGGCCCAGAGAGCCGGGGCCGGCACCGATGGCGGCGCGGATCTCTTCCTCCGTGGCCATGCGCAGGGGGCTCGCCACCTGGGGTAGCTTCTCCGCCTTGATGGCGTTGAGTTCGTGATCGCCGCGTACCAGCAGCGCGATCAGCGGCGCCTCGGCGCCCTCGGCGGCGGCCACCACCAGGGTCTTCACGGTCTTCTCGATGGCCAGACCGTGCTGTTCCACGAGATCGGCGATGGTGCGCGCGTTCGGGGTGTCCACCAGGCGCATGGCCTCGCCGGGCGCCGCGCGCTCGGTGGCGGGCGCCACCGCCTCGGCCAGTTCAACGTTGGCGGCGTAGTCGCTCACATCGGAGAAGGCGATGGCGTCCTCGCCGGAATCGGCCAGTACGTGGAATTCATGGGAGGCATTGCCGCCGATGGAGCCGGTGTCGGCCAGCACGGCGCGGAAGTCCAGTCCGCAACGGGTGAAGATGCGCGTGTAGGCCTCGTGCATGCGCGCGTAGGTCTCCTTCAGGCTGTCCTCGTCCACGTGGAAGGAGTAGGCGTCCTTCATGAGGAACTCGCGGGCGCGCATCACGCCGAAGCGGGGGCGGATCTCGTCGCGGAACTTGGTCTGGATCTGGTAGTAGTTCACCGGCAGCTGGCGGTAGCTCTTCACCTCCCGGCGCACGTAGTCGGTGATCACCTCCTCGTGGGTGGGGCCGAAGCAGAACTCGCGCATGTGCCGGTCCTTCAGGCGCAGCAGCTCGGGTCCGTACTGTTCCCAGCGCCCGGACTCCTGCCACAGCTCCGCGGGCTGCACCGCGGGCATGAGCAGTTCCAGGGCCCCGGCCCGGTCCATCTCATCGCGCACCAGGCCTTCCACCTTGCGCAGCACCCGCAGGCCGAGCGGCGTCCAGCTGTACAGACCCGAGGCCAGGCGCCGGATCATGCCGGCACGCAGCATCAGCTGGTGGCTGATCACTTCGGCGTCGGCGGGGGTTTCCTTGAGGGTGGCCAGGGGGAATCGGGTTGCGCGCATGGTTGTCGTTCTTGGTTTCTGGTGAATGGGATTAGGGAGCGAAAGATTTGTTTGCCACAGAGGTCACAGAGGGCACAGAGAACAAGCCAAGTGAGGAGTGAGGCGTCAGGCGAGAGGGATCTCCCACGCCTGACGCCTCACTCCTCACGTCTCACAGATTAATCAGAAGGTGCCGCCGTTCCAGCCCCATAGCTTACGGGGTGCGCTGGCGAATTCAATGTAGATGCGGTCGCGGGGGACCTTGAGTTCCTCCTCCACCAGGCGGCAGAGCAGGGCGGAGAGATCGCCGGTCTCGGATTCCGACAGGCCGATGCTCTTCATCTCCAGGTAGGCGAGCGGGGTGTCCTCGCCGGCGAACAGCATGTCGGGGTTGTGCTGGAATCGCACCATCACGTAGCGCTCCGGCTTGCCGAGCTGCTCGGCCAGGGCGCGGGAGGTGAGCTTGAGCAGGTGCGCGATGCTGGCGTCGTCGGCGCGCTGGTTGGTCTCGATGCTGAGCAGGGGCATGGGGGTTCCCGGGCAGGAATCAGTTGGCGTTGTCGCCGCAGAATTCGCGGATCTGTTCCCGGGTCTCCTCCAGCATACGCTGGCGCTCCTCTTCCTCCAGGACCCGGTACTGGTCGTTCTCGCGCACGGTCACGCGTCCGCCGCGCTCCGTGAGCGTGGCCAGGTTGCGACGGGCCTTTTCGCAGTTCTCCCGGCGGATGCGCTCGGATTCCGCCTGACGTTCCCGCTCCTCGGCGGCGCTGCGCTGCTGGGCGCGCGCCTCGTCGCTGCCCTGCAGGGCGCGATCCAGGCGTTCCTGGGCGGCACGGTCGGGGGGCGGGCTGGCCCGGCGCACCGGCTCGGCCTGGACGTTGGCGGGCGGGGTCTGGCCGTAGTGCACGCCCCCCTGTTCATCCACCCAGCGGTACATGCCCTGGGCATGGATGAGCGCCGGCATCAGCAGCATCAGCGTCAGAGACAGGAGTGCAAGGCGCATGGCGGGGCGGAAGATCATGGGGGACGGACTCCTTCTCGGCTAACTGGCTCAAGCTTATCAGATTTTCGCGGCCGACCGCTGCGGGCGGACCACCCTGCATTTTGTATACTCGGATGGGTCCCGGCGTCCATGAACCCGGTCCGGTTTCCTGCCAGGCGGTTGTTTGCAGGGTATGAAGACTATATATTAGAAAAATCTAATATTCAGGGTGCCGGTCTTCGGGCCGGTCGATCCGCAGCTACAGGAGTGAGAGGCCAATGAGCAAGCAGGGAAACCGGACCGTGTTCAGCACGGGCCTGATGGTGGTGGCAGGCTGGGGGCTGGGCGTCCTCGTCCAGGCGAGTGCGTCAGTGCCGTTCGAGACCCTCCGGGTGGAACAGCAGCTCACCGTGCAGGAGAAGGTGGTGGACGGGCGCATCGAGGCGGTGCAGCAGGCCACCATCACGGCCCAGACCTCCGGGCGCATCGTGGAGCTGCTCTACGACGTGGACGACTTCGTGGAGGCGGGTGCCGTCATCGCCCGTCTGCGTGACACCGAGCAGCGGGCGCGCCTGAACCAGGCCACGGCCTCCCTGCGCGAGGCCCAGGCCCGTTTCAACGAGGCGGAGACCGAGTTCGAGCGCATCCGGGGGATCTTCGAACGCCAGCTGGTGGCCCGCGCCGAGATGGACCGGGCCACCGCGTCCCTGGAGGCCGCCCGGGCCAGGCTGGAGGCGGCCCGGGCCGCCGTGGCGGAGGCCGAGGAGCAGGTGGAGTACACCCGCATCCGCGCCCCCTATGCGGGCATCGTCACTGAACGTTTCGTGGAGGTGGGCGAGAGCGTGAGTCCAGGCCAGCCGCTGATCGCCGGGATCTCGCTGGAATTCCTGCGGGTCACCGCCGAGGTGCCCCAGCGTCACATACAGACCGTGCGCGAGCTGGGCCGCGCCCGGGTGCTCCATGACGGAACCGCCGCCGTGGAGGCCGAGCAGCTGACCTTCTTCCCCTATGCCGATCCGGCCACCAACACCTTCCGGGTGCGGGTGCAGTTGCCGCCCGGCATCGAGGGCCTTTTCCCGGGCATGTTCGTCAAGGTGGCCTTCGCCGTGGGCGAGCGCGAGCGTCTGATGATCCCGGCCAGCGCGGTGGTCTACCGGGGCGAGATGGTGGGTGTCTACGTGGTGGACGAGGCCGGGCGCGTGAGCCTGCGCCAGGTGCGCGTGGGACGGGTGGACAATGACCAGATCGAGGTGCTGGCGGGACTGGAGCCCGGTGAACAGCTGGCCCTGGATCCGGTGCATGCGACCCTGCATCTGAAGCGCCAGCAGGAGGCGGCCCGATGAGCGACGAGAACATGGGCGTCTCGGGCCGCATCGCGAAAAAATTCCTCACCTCCGAGATCACGCCGCTGCTGGCCCTGGTGGGCCTGCTTCTGGGGATGTTCGCCATCATGGTGACGCCCCGTGAGGAAGAGCCCCAGATCAACGTCACCTTCGCCAACGTGTTCATTCCCTTCCCCGGCGCCACCGCCCGGGAAGTGGCGCAGCTGGTCAGCTCGCCCGCCGAGCAGGTGCTCTCGGAGATCGAGGGCCTGGAGCATATCTACTCGGTGTCCCGACCGGGCATGTCCGTGCTCA containing:
- a CDS encoding PDC sensor domain-containing protein; the encoded protein is MENLKQAIEAQRRRLESLLHDPLQAIARQMPAVWPDREALDALLQQNMTQIPEATFMYALNTEGIQLTDNVARSGLLPEHFGRDRSHRPYMKQVVPADGFLLSEAYISLLGRRPSLTALQLVRDSDGKALGFLGADFDLRNLPDSAPLYEETTEWRQIKGDPSIRGTLFLQSRVESLMDRDMDAVLSILEELFTERGVFQLVLHFSSSRATVWTLDDPYRYRILTHEALSNPDTCLAFPHRDYPPDAQIPGDAMGEILANLKALRFADETIYLRSSSINLFNGMVSLTFSCDGSHYMTWKEFLDRSMDFWIGSAG
- a CDS encoding proline--tRNA ligase; this translates as MRATRFPLATLKETPADAEVISHQLMLRAGMIRRLASGLYSWTPLGLRVLRKVEGLVRDEMDRAGALELLMPAVQPAELWQESGRWEQYGPELLRLKDRHMREFCFGPTHEEVITDYVRREVKSYRQLPVNYYQIQTKFRDEIRPRFGVMRAREFLMKDAYSFHVDEDSLKETYARMHEAYTRIFTRCGLDFRAVLADTGSIGGNASHEFHVLADSGEDAIAFSDVSDYAANVELAEAVAPATERAAPGEAMRLVDTPNARTIADLVEQHGLAIEKTVKTLVVAAAEGAEAPLIALLVRGDHELNAIKAEKLPQVASPLRMATEEEIRAAIGAGPGSLGPVNLPIPCVVDRAVALMSDFGAGANIDGKHYFGINWERDLALPPVADLRNVVAGDPSPDGQGSLQIRRGIEVGHIFQLGRKYSEAMGATVLDEQGRSLVVTMGCYGIGVSRVVAAAIEQNHDAQGIIWPEALAPFTVALCPINAQKSQRLREAADALYERLLNAGFEVFYDDRGLRPGAMFADMELIGIPHRLVLGERGLDAGEIEYKGRRDTDTTQVALDGVLDFLRQRMNAAH
- a CDS encoding phenylpyruvate tautomerase MIF-related protein encodes the protein MPLLSIETNQRADDASIAHLLKLTSRALAEQLGKPERYVMVRFQHNPDMLFAGEDTPLAYLEMKSIGLSESETGDLSALLCRLVEEELKVPRDRIYIEFASAPRKLWGWNGGTF
- a CDS encoding DUF4124 domain-containing protein, whose amino-acid sequence is MIFRPAMRLALLSLTLMLLMPALIHAQGMYRWVDEQGGVHYGQTPPANVQAEPVRRASPPPDRAAQERLDRALQGSDEARAQQRSAAEERERQAESERIRRENCEKARRNLATLTERGGRVTVRENDQYRVLEEEERQRMLEETREQIREFCGDNAN
- a CDS encoding efflux RND transporter periplasmic adaptor subunit, with protein sequence MSKQGNRTVFSTGLMVVAGWGLGVLVQASASVPFETLRVEQQLTVQEKVVDGRIEAVQQATITAQTSGRIVELLYDVDDFVEAGAVIARLRDTEQRARLNQATASLREAQARFNEAETEFERIRGIFERQLVARAEMDRATASLEAARARLEAARAAVAEAEEQVEYTRIRAPYAGIVTERFVEVGESVSPGQPLIAGISLEFLRVTAEVPQRHIQTVRELGRARVLHDGTAAVEAEQLTFFPYADPATNTFRVRVQLPPGIEGLFPGMFVKVAFAVGERERLMIPASAVVYRGEMVGVYVVDEAGRVSLRQVRVGRVDNDQIEVLAGLEPGEQLALDPVHATLHLKRQQEAAR